From the genome of Aspergillus fumigatus Af293 chromosome 1, whole genome shotgun sequence, one region includes:
- a CDS encoding RING-type E3 ubiquitin transferase MAG2, with the protein MSSNPGLVPNSTKIVTPSQSVSSTAFYSTPSVDSGSQRRTGGSGSFGAGLAARNSSSPRNNQAFKSHHKRQRRPRLLDDDEYSETAVMRSTTSRKGQTSITHLMNFSLPPRPQYQPPPRNSRRYASWGLGSGYHAMDKARYVHANYRFIVNPTRSYHAQAANADVHLDWDSVLQVLVSAQTQSTSCPICLSTPVAPRMARCGHIFCLPCLIRYMHSTDDDAPVPEKKARWKKCPLCWDSIYISETRPVRWFRGQEGDIPVEGGDVVLRLVKRDPGSTLALPRDGAESLNPGEDVPWYHAAEVADYARIMKGGEDYMIAQYDAEVEDLRRQEAEDELLFGDDNTWTKKAIAAINDAKTKIKGIGNPPNVQRQPATDKSLKDAVSAQSSQSSPNATQTEEILAAESVSSSGVGAGAATIPVTNGEVERVAEAVANVHLNSTPEAKLKQKDAGHSRSPHKGDRTREGNGPHPPDHPFYFYQALPQFYLSPLDIRILKAAFGDYATFPATILPRVERISSGHIVDDELRKRVKYLGHLPQGCEVNFLECDWRDVVVPEILERFSAEIGRRRKRNKEKEAREEKERLRAEKEEEEKRWAAARRRRPSIGISDPPFSDQDFQPLSNDPMAAGFPPFDAGSSSASPPRPSSQFGALASPSTTPPGVRTVWGTTVAPFIAESSEVSPRPARHDGWREDWEEELLAHQERQLLAQTSLEGNQSSSAGGGGGRKKRNKKITLMSTNIQRGA; encoded by the exons ATGTCGTCCAATCCTGGTCTGGTGCCCAATTCTACAAAGATCGTGACTCCTAGCCAGTCCGTTTCCTCCACGGCGTTTTACTCAACTCCTTCGGTCGATAGCGGTTCACAGAGGCGGACTGGGGGCTCTGGTAGTTTCGGAGCAGGATTGGCGGCGAGGAATTCCAGTTCCCCGAGAAATAACCAGGCTTTCAAGAGCCATCACAAGCGGCAGAGGCGTCCTCgattgctggatgatgacgagtACAGCGAAACT GCCGTCATGAGATCGACAACGAGTCGTAAAGGACAAACGTCCATCACGCATTTGATGAACTTTTCCCTACCTCCACGTCCGCAATACCAGCCGCCACCACGCAATAGCCGTCGATATGCTTCGTGGGGGTTAGGCTCGGGTTATCATGCTATGGATAAAGCTCGCTATGTGCACGCAAATTACCGCTTTATTGTGAATCCCACTCGAAGTTATCATGCGCAGGCGGCGAATGCCGATGTTCATCTGGATTGGGATTCGGTCTTACAGGTCTTGGTCTCGGCACAAACCCAATCCACAAGCTGTCCTATCTGTTTATCTACGCCCGTAGCTCCTCGGATGGCTCGGTGTGGTCACATATTCTGCCTACCGTGTCTGATTCGCTATATGCACTCTACTGACGATGACGCTCCCGTTCCTGAGAAGAAGGCTCGCTGGAAGAAGTGCCCACTTTGTTGGGATTCAATTTATATTTCAGAGACTCGACCTGTACGATGGTTTCGTGGGCAGGAAGGAGATATCCCTGTCGAAGGCGGTGATGTGGTACTGCGACTGGTGAAGCGAGATCCAGGCAGCACCCTTGCTCTACCTCGCGATGGCGCAGAGAGTCTCAACCCTGGCGAGGATGTTCCGTGGTACCACGCAGCGGAGGTAGCTGACTACGCCCGAATCATGAAAGGTGGCGAAGATTACATGATCGCTCAATATGACGCAGAAGTGGAAGATCTTCGAAGGCAGGAAGCTGAGGATGAGCTTTTATTTGGTGATGATAATACGTGGACCAAAAAGGCTATTGCCGCCATCAATGATGCCAAAACGAAAATAAAAGGGATTGGAAATCCGCCCAATGTTCAGCGACAACCTGCTACGGACAAGTCGCTCAAGGATGCCGTCTCAGCGCAGTCATCGCAGTCATCGCCTAATGCTACACAAACGGAGGAGATATTGGCAGCTGAGTCCGTCTCTTCGTCAGGCGTGGGTGCTGGCGCTGCCACTATTCCGGTCACGAACGGCGAAGTAGAACGCGTGGCAGAGGCTGTGGCCAATGTTCATTTAAATTCGACTCCGGAAGCGAAGTTGAAACAGAAAGATGCCGGGCATAGCCGAAGCCCTCATAAAGGCGATCGCACTCGGGAAGGCAATGGACCTCACCCGCCCGACCATCCCTTCTACTTCTATCAGGCTCTTCCTCAATTCTACCTGTCTCCCTTGGATATTCGCATACTGAAGGCTGCTTTTGGAGATTACGCTACATTTCCAGCGACGATTCTTCCTCGCGTGGAGCGTATCTCAAGTGGACATATCGTCGACGATGAGCTCCGAAAACGTGTCAAGTATTTAGGCCATCTTCCACAAGGATGTGAGGTAAACTTTCTCGAATGCGATTGGAGAGATGTGGTCGTCCCAGAAATATTGGAGCGCTTCAGCGCTGAgatcggaagaagaagaaagcgtaacaaggaaaaagaggcacgcgaagagaaagaacgGCTCCGcgcggagaaggaagaggaggaaaaacGCTGGGCTGCCGCACGCCGTAGGAGACCTAGCATTGGCATCAGTGATCCACCCTTTTCCGATCAAGATTTCCAGCCATTGTCCAATGACCCTATGGCTGCCGGCTTTCCGCCCTTCGACGCTGGCTCCTCGTCCGCATCACCACCTCGGCCGTCCTCGCAGTTTGGCGCCCTAGCTTCACCGTCGACTACTCCTCCCGGAGTTCGTACTGTTTGGGGAACTACCGTCGCACCATTCATCGCAGAGTCGTCAGAAGTTTCCCCAAGGCCCGCTCGCCACGACGGCTGGCGCGAGGACTGGGAAGAAGAATTACTAGCTCACCAGGAAAGGCAGTTGTTGGCCCAGACGAGTCTGGAAGGAAAccaatcttcttctgctggtggtggtggcggacgcaagaagaggaataagAAGATCACACTCATGTCAACCAACATTCAGAGAGGAGCATGA
- a CDS encoding mRNA-binding ubiquitin-specific protease UBP3 produces MMNHHLPAMPHGQPPMPPPRRQQDLPYAGGPPNMRSPPAYMGYHPHLNGHPPPAYSPQQYGHWYPAYPQMQLPPRPFQPPYAPMIVSSFPHSPPVMAPSHMPPPSLAMQPRTATPLQSTMSPPVGPAPVPLNMQAQSPADIPVHFTPSPVVSSPSASAPVINAVLAPSEPFRAPLPWLSVPDRPFPARTPHRRRKGRSLQISSVSVELPSKEPQLAKQEERLDEEKPVQQTVQEQSEPQTPSPSAAPSVADSTTQPTTPSSAVASTTARPQSHSKGPKPAVPVVPVLPVIPSPVAHQRQPPKDDVSRAPETPKSTTASATSANETPKEDAVKETAKAASPPRAAPKSWADLVRAKGASRVSGPAGALSIESNGLVMRKSESLADVLTSLGEDVSQYSDKIAFLEPRGLINTGNMCYMNSVLQILVSCIPFYQFLDHVGRRISHSVQSAFPMVDAMIMFMKEFRVIDAAPSEEQLRLRLKPNELEDYGEAFTPDFVYEVIRQLSRFRDMQRGHQQDAQEFLGFLLEEMHEECVRAAKNASTTKPAASITAESIDKEEQSGDGWLEVGHKQKAAITRSSGHITQESPITRIFGGKIRSEFKVPGNKTSVTLEPYQPLQLDIGSPDIHNIVDALKGLTKPESIQGDFNSSRGPNVTATKQIFIENLPPVLILHLKRFQYDSVTRGTQKIWKKIGYPLDLEIPREVFAPNKRNVMMAHGGLPKYRLIGVIYHHGRNASGGHYTVDVRRQDGREWIRLDDTVIRRIKSEDVAEAGGEEDPKVLAAALEQHKRDNTSNANIFGHIDQDDQDQSDNERGWSQVNGTSTGGHSSKKSTSTVLNGASATASGSSSGVRTPIGRYGSRDNKVAYLLFYQRVA; encoded by the exons ATGATGAACCATCATCTGCCCGCAATGCCCCATGGGCAGCCACCCATGCCGCCTCCTCGACGACAGCAAGATCTGCCTTATGCTGGAGGGCCGCCGAATATGCGCTCTCCGCCAGCCTATATGGGTTATCACCCTCACCTGAATGGCCATCCACCTCCTGCTTACTCACCGCAACAATATGGTCATTGGTATCCAGCGTATCCTCAAATGCaacttcctcctcgaccatTTCAGCCTCCATATGCGCCAATGATCGTCTCATCGTTCCCTCATTCGCCACCTGTGATGGCTCCATCTCACATGCCACCCCCGTCGCTTGCAATGCAGCCCAGAACTGCGACTCCTCTTCAATCTACCATGTCTCCGCCCGTCGGACCGGCGCCTGTCCCATTAAACATGCAGGCTCAGTCTCCTGCGGATATTCCTGTTCATTTCACACCCAGTCCTGTTGTATCCTCGCCATCTGCTTCGGCGCCTGTGATAAATGCTGTCCTGGCTCCGAGTGAGCCTTTCCGTGCTCCT TTGCCTTGGCTCTCGGTACCCGATCGTCCTTTCCCTGCCAGAACCCCTCACAGACGTCGAAAGGGTCGCAGTCTACAAATCTCATCTGTCTCGGTCGAGTTGCCTTCAAAGGAACCGCAACTAGCtaagcaggaggagagactagatgaagagaagccagTCCAACAGACTGTGCAAGAACAATCAGAACCGCAGACTCCATCCCCATCCGCTGCTCCTTCGGTTGCGGATTCGACGACGCAGCCCACGACACCGTCTTCAGCTGTTGCTTCTACAACGGCCCGCCCTCAATCACACTCAAAAGGGCCAAAACCCGCCGTTCCTGTGGTGCCTGTTTTGCCCGTCATCCCAAGCCCTGTAGCCCACCAACGGCAGCCACCTAAAGACGATGTGAGCCGTGCTCCTGAAACTCCTAAATCAACAACAGCCTCTGCTACCTCAGCGAACGAGACACCAAAAGAAGATGCCGTTAAAGAGACAGCTAAGGCGGCTTCACCTCCTCGTGCTGCCCCTAAGTCTTGGGCAGACCTTGTTCGAGCAAAAGGAGCCTCGAGAGTCTCGGGCCCAGCTGGTGCTCTCTCAATCGAGTCTAACGGCCTGGTCATGCGCAAGAGCGAATCTCTGGCAGATGTTCTAACCAGTCTTGGGGAGGACGTTTCCCAGTACAGCGACAAAATCGCCTTTCTTGAACCAAGAGGGCTTATAAATACTGGGAACATGTGTTACATGAACTCG GTCCTTCAAATTCTAGTCTCCTGCATACCGTTCTATCAGTTCCTGGATCATGTCGGCAGACGAATATCACATAGCGTCCAGAGCGCATTTCCTATGGTTGACGCCAT GATCATGTTCATGAAAGAATTCCGTGTCATCGATGCTGCTCCTTCGGAAGAACAGTTGAGGCTTCGGTTGAAACCTAATGAGCTCGAAGATTATGGCGAAGCTTTTACCCCGGACTTTGTATACGAAGTGATTCGACAATTATCTCGATTCCGGGACATGCAA CGAGGCCACCAGCAGGATGCTCAAGAATTTCTGGGATTCCTTCTGGAGGAAATGCACGAAGAATGCGTTCGAGCTGCGAAAAACGCGAGCACGACAAAACCTGCGGCTTCAATAACTGCTGAATCGATTGATAAAGAGGAGCAGTCTGGAGATGGGTGGCTAGAAGTCGGACACAAACAAAAGGCGGCAATCACACGTTCTTCCGGTCACATCACGCAGGAGTCTCCTATCACCAGGATATTTGGTGGCAAGATCAGATCGGAGTTCAAGGTACCTGGCAACAAGACTTCCGTGACCTTGGAGCCTTATCAGCCTCTGCAACTCGACATTGGCTCTCCCGATATTCACAATATCGTTGACGCTCTGAAAGGTCTAACCAAGCCGGAGAGCATCCAAGGTGACTTTAACTCTTCTCGTGGTCCCAATGTCACTGCCACCAAGCAGATATTCATTGAGAATCTGCCGCCTGTCCTCATTCTCCATTTAAAGCGGTTCCAGTATGACAGCGTGACCAGAGGTACGCAGAAgatttggaagaagatcggGTATCCCTTGGACCTTGAGATTCCCCGAGAGGTCTTCGCTCCGAACAAACGCAATGTTATGATGGCTCATGGTGGTCTGCCCAAATACCGTCTCATTGGTGTCATCTATCACCATGGCAGAAACGCTAGCGGCGGGCATTATACGGTAGATGTACGCCGTCAAGACGGCCGCGAGTGGATTCGCCTCGACGATACGGTTATTCGCCGGATCAAAAGCGAGGATGTCGCGGAAGccggcggcgaggaagatCCGAAGGTGCTCGCTGCTGCGCTTGAGCAACACAAGCGAGACAATACCTCCAATGCTAACATCTTTGGTCATATTGACCAGGATGATCAGGACCAGTCTGACAATGAAAGAGGCTGGAGTCAAGTGAATGGAACAAGCACGGGAGGCCATTCGAGCAAGAAGTCCACCTCCACCGTCTTGAATGGGGCATCTGCCACTGCTTCGGGAAGTTCTTCCGGCGTCAGGACTCCCATCGGCCGATATGGGTCTCGTGATAACAAAGTTGCATATCTTCTCTTCTATCAACGTGTTGCTTGA
- a CDS encoding putative Na/H antiporter gives MPTLSLINFNIVCATLGGFISVFGLVSYLFKERFYLSEALISLLAGIVFSPHAANLIRPKEYALGSEQNLEEITLYFTRLVLGVQLVLAGVQLPKRYLQIEWKSLSLLLGPGMAAMWMCSSLVIWAMIPNFQFLHALIVGACITPTDPVLSNSIVKGKFADKNVPRPLQRIIVAESGANDGLGYPFLFFGLYLLKYIGVDGQGYSGGAGKAIGLWFYETWVYTVILSVVYGIAVGWVSRELLHWAEEKRYVDRESFLVFAIALALFVLGTCGMIGTDDLLACFVAGNVFTQDDWFRLETMDDSLQPTIDMLLNLAVFMWFGAVCPWSSFVNNDIIPIYRLICLGILILLVRRIPIIFAMHKYIHQIEHLFQAGFVGFFGPIGVGAIFYLSVTREYLRTITVEGTVREDAQRVSEAVDVVVWFLVICSIVVHGLSIPLVKAGYHLPRTISSVLSTSSPTDPDPVPIANISHTHSTATRGASANRGRKRGPGREPPEPTVFQIGRSVIRPTPSTEQQQIGTGNAEEPARPVNLIAHDCETGAIPAATAAGPTAERQ, from the exons ATGCCTACTCTCTCGCTGATCAACTTCAATATCGTCTGTGCAACATTGGGCGGTTTTATCTCCGTCTTCGGATTGGTGTCCTATTTGTTCAAGGAGAGGTTTTATTTGTCTGAAGCAT TAATCTCTCTATTGGCGGGGATTGTCTTCTCCCCCCATGCGGCCAATCTTATAAGGCCCAAAGAGTATGCTCTAGGTTCGGAGCAGAACCTAGAGGAAATCACTCTGTATTTCACCAGGCTCGTTCTTGGGGTCCAGCTGGTACTGGCCGGAGTTCAACTTCCGAAGCGCTACTTGCAGATAGAATGGAAGAGCCTGTCGCTTCTCCTGGGTCCAGGAATGGCCGCCATGTGGATGTGTAGCAGCCTGGTGATCTGGGCTATGATTCCCAATTTTCAGTTCCTCCACGCGCTGATAGTCGGTGCCTGTATCACTCCGACCGATCCCGTTCTCTCCAACTCCATCGTGAAGGGAAAATTCGCGGACAAAAACGTTCCCCGACCTCTGCAGAGAATCATCGTTGCCGAGTCAGGAGCAAACGATGGACTTGGTTACCCATTTCTCTTTTTCGGATTGTACCTCCTGAAATACATTGGAGTGGATGGTCAGGGCTACAGTGGAGGTGCTGGCAAGGCAATTGGCCTCTGGTTCTACGAAACCTGGGTCTATACAGTAATCTTGAGCGTCGTGTACGGGATCGCCGTTGGCTGGGTTTCTAGAGAGCTTCTTCATTGggccgaggagaagcgtTATGTTGACCGCGAGAGTTTTCTCGTCTTTGCTATCGCACTTGCA CTCTTTGTTCTCGGAACCTGTGGCATGATTGGGACCGACGACCTTTTAGCCTGCTTCGTCGCAGGAAACGTCTTCACTCAGGA TGATTGGTTTCGCCTGGAAACGATGGATGACTCGCTCCAACCCACTATTGATATGCTTCTCAACTTGGCCGTATTCATGTGGTTTGGTGCTGTTTGTCCGTGGTCTTCGTTCGTGAACAACGACATCATTCCAATCTACCGCCTTATATGCTTGGGTATTCTGATTTTACTTGTTCGCCGGATACCGATTATTTTCGCTATGCACAAGTACATTCATCAAATCGAGCATCTCTTTCAGGCTGGCTTTGTGGGGTTCTTCGGACCCATCGGGGTCGGAGCCATCTTCTACCTGTCAGTGACCCGTGAATATCTGCGTACCATCACGGTGGAGGGCACAGTCCGCGAGGATGCGCAGAGAGTTTCTGAAGCCGTTGACGTGGTTGTCTGGTTTCTAGTTATATGCAGCATC GTTGTTCATGGACTTTCCATCCCACTAGTCAAAGCTGGATATCATCTGCCTCGCACTATCTCCAGCGTtctcagcaccagcagcccAACGGACCCTGATCCGGTCCCCATCGCGAATATCAGCCATACCCACAGCACTGCCACCCGGGGCGCGTCTGCCAACCGAGGCCGTAAGCGCGGCCCTGGGCGCGAACCCCCGGAACCTACCGTCTTCCAGATTGGCCGATCGGTGATTCGGCCAACGCCTTCCacggagcagcagcagatcggGACAGGGAATGCCGAAGAACCTGCTAGGCCGGTGAACCTCATTGCCCATGACTGTGAGACGGGCGCTATCCCAgctgctactgctgctggtccGACTGCCGAGAGACAATGA
- a CDS encoding RNA-DNA hybrid ribonuclease, translated as MNTNTTPSPSPGPAAKISASPKPNASAAAGTKRKRSAPGKFYAVKAGYQPGIYYEWSDCLTQVTGYKGAVFQAFPTYEEANAFLTGTQLPSARGATPSSSEPTRFYGIQRGRVPGVYTDWARAQEQIKGFARPRYKKFSTREEAEEFVRMEQGAGATFAGGTATSQTQTLAGPPGLTDEIPKDEQGNILEPGTGPLPPGAEDGFDPNVLLDPATGKVVYKTKEQKSATKTRPIGPPGMLRIYTDGSALKNGRDTAAAGVGVFFGPGDTRNVSEPLRGDRQTNQRAELTAILRALDIAPRHRDVTIFTDSRYAIDCVTVWFVKWRKNNWLTADQKPVENKDLIESILVKIEERNELKVKTLFEWVKGHNRDPGNEAADRLAVSGARRGVSEKAAALEAARDIPDEVLDEDF; from the exons ATgaacaccaacaccactcCTTCGCCTAGTCCCGGCCCTGCGGCGAAGATTTCCGCCAGTCCCAAGCCCAATGCctcggcagcagcaggtacCAAGAGAAAGCGAAGCGCACCGGGGAAATTTTATGCGGTCAAGGCGGGCTATCAGCCTGGCATCTACTATGAATGGAGCGACTGCTTGACTCAAGTGACGGGATACAAGGGGGCGGTGT TCCAAGCATTCCCAACCTACGAGGAAGCAAATGCTTTCCTTACAGGGACGCAGCTTCCAAGTGCCCGTGGTGCCACTCCTTCGAGTTCGGAGCCAACAAGATTCTACGGCATCCAGCGAGGACGCGTCCCCGGTGTATACACAGATTGGGCCAGGGCGCAGGAACAAATCAAAGGGTTTGCACGCCCTCGATACAAGAAATTCTCCACGCGagaagaggcggaggaatTCGTCAGAATGGAGCAGGGAGCGGGAGCTACCTTTGCCGGAGGTACTGCTACGTCACAGACACAGACATTGGCCGGACCACCAGGTCTCACGGATGAAATACCAAAGGACGAGCAGGGAAACATTTTGGAACCGGGCACTGGTCCGTTACCGCCAGGCGCGGAGGATGGATTTGATCCCAATGTGCTTTTGGACCCGGCCACAGGGAAGGTGGTTTACAAAACCAAGGAGCAAAAATCCGCAACCAAGACGAGGCCGATTGGTCCTCCAGGGATGTTGCGTATCTACACCGACGGCAGTGCGCTGAAGAACGGTAGGGACACGGCAGCGGCAGGCGTTGGGGTCTTCTTTGGGCCCGGAGATACAAG AAACGTCTCGGAGCCATTAAGAGGCGACCGGCAGACTAATCAGCGTGCGGAACTTACTGCAATTCTTCGAGCTCTGGACATCGCTCCTCGGCATCGGGACGTCACCATCTTCACAGATAGTCGTTACGCGATAGATTGTGTGACTGTATGGTTTGTTAAGTGGCGGAAGAATAACTGGTTGACTGCAGACCAAAAGCCGGTCGAGAATAAGGATCTGATTGAGTCAATCTTGGTCAAGATTGAGGAACGCAATGAGCTCAAAGTCAAGACTCTATTTGAATGGGTCAAGGGACATAACCGCGACCCGGGCAACGAAGCCGCTGACCGTCTTGCAGTTAGTGGCGCTCGAAGGGGAGTTTCGGAGAAAGCAGCAGCTCTGGAAGCAGCACGCGATATCCCGGATGAGGTTCTGGACGAAGATTTCTAG
- a CDS encoding ankyrin repeat domain-containing protein translates to MATYETDPEIGFDQDDPRYWRALHVNLHHAIMENDIAEVKRLLSLGADINVKTEHGYNALDWADHLKHLEVAKCLLHNMNIKLHGYVEILKHIRAKHPIIVRALLEMGVTGMLAKNKRFHRGMILQACRIGHPTILQMLINCLPGYMITEYKQVYLQVAASEHNDDVLEILRARARQEEAWRENYFRPKTSVTPVQLPPRDLEYEKIFDEYINPGAYLP, encoded by the exons ATGGCCACCT ACGAAACCGACCCGGAGATCGGCTTCGATCAGGACGACCCTAGGTACTGGCGTGCCCTCCACGTCAACCTGCACCATGCAATCATGGAAAATGATATTGCCGAAGTCAAGCGCCTGTTGAGCTTGGGAGCCGACATCAATGTCAAAACTGAGCATGGCTACAATGCACTGGATTGGGCAGACCATCTGAAACACTTGGAAGTTGCCAAGTGCCTTCTTCACAACATGAACATCAAATTGCACGGATATGTCGAAATCCTCAAGCATATCCGAGCTAAACACCCGATCATTGTGCGCGCTCTCCTGGAGATGGGGGTCACAGGCATGCTCGCCAAGAACAAACGCTTCCACAGAGGTATGATCCTGCAGGCTTGCCGGATCGGCCATCCGACTATACTCCAGATGCTGATCAACTGCCTTCCCGGCTACATGATAACGGAATATAAGCAAGTGTACCTACAAGTAGCGGCGTCAGAGCATAACGATGATGTCCTAGAAATACTGCGCGCGAGGGCTCGTCAAGAAGAGGCGTGGAGAGAGAACTACTTCAGGCCCAAG ACCTCTGTGACCCCGGTTCAGCTGCCGCCAAGAGACCTAGAGTACGAGAAGATCTTCGATGAGTACATCAACCCGGGCGCGTATCTTCCTTGA
- a CDS encoding FMN-dependent alpha-hydroxy acid dehydrogenase gives MGKVFDAAEVAKHNTPDSCWVILYGKVYDVTDFLSEHPGGAKIILKLAGKDATEEYDPIHPPGILEENLKPEALVGTVNPDTLPKIQAEPSPAVAEESQGQVPMEALLNMDDIEQVATKNVSKKAWAYYYSASDDKITKRFNTEVYRSIILRPRVFIDCTKCDLDTSFLGHKLGMPIYVSPAAMARLGHPAGEAGIAEACRSFGAMQIISNNASMTPEQIVKDAAPDQVFGWQIYVQIDRKKSEAMLARINKLKAIKFIVLTLDAPVPGKREDDERGNNVAASMPVPSAAKAADKAADGTPIVSQPGGVGKQLFAGTDPSLTWKDTLPWLAKHTDLPIVLKGLQTHEDAYIASLHTPQVKGIILSNHGGRALDTAPPAVHTLLEIRKYCPEVFDKLDVWVDGGIRRGTDVVKALCLGAKAVGIGRPALWGLGAGGVDGVKRTLQILADETKTCMRLLGVERVEDLGPQHINTRIVEQQIYDGPSGLDSIRSVFRAKL, from the exons ATGGGAAAGGTATTTGACGCTGCAGAAG TCGCGAAGCATAATACCCCCGACAGTTGTTGGGTGATTTTGTACGGAAAAGTGTACGAT GTCACAGACTTTCTTTCGGAACATCCTGGTGGTGCCAAGATCATTCTCAAGCTAGCCGGCAAAGATGCTACCGAGGAATATGATCCCATCCATCCTCCAGGCATTCTCGAGGAGAACCtcaagcctgaggcattGGTAGGAACCGTCAATCCAGATACGTTACCCAAGATACAGGCAGAGCCTTCCCCAGCGGTAGCCGAGGAGAGCCAAGGGCAGGTCCCCATGGAAGCACTCCTCAACATGGACGATATTGAGCAAGTAGCCACAAAGAACGTCAGCAAAAAGGCCTGGGCCTACTATTACTCAGCATCCGATGATAAAATTACCAAGCGGTTCAATACCGAGGTGTATAGATCCATCATTTTACGACCAAGAGTGTTCATCGACTGCACGAAATGCGACTTGGATACCTCTTTTCTTGGACACAAGCTGGGAATGCCAATATATGTGTCACCTGCTGCTATGGCTCGCCTGGGTCACCCAGCAGGCGAGGCAGGCATTGCAGAGGCGTGCCGCAGCTTCGGAGCCATGCAAATTATCTCCAACAATGCATCCATGACACCAGAACAGATCGTCAAGGATGCGGCTCCGGATCAGGTCTTCGGATGGCAAATCTATGTTCAGATCGACCGCAAGAAGAGCGAGGCGATGCTGGCACGCATCAATAAGCTGAAGGCGATCAAGTTCATTGTTCTCACCCTTGATGCTCCCGTTCCTGGTAAACGAGAGGACGACGAGCGAGGCAATAATGTTGCTGCTTCAATGCCCGTTCCCAGTGCTGCGAAAGCGGCAGACAAAGCCGCGGATGGTACTCCGATTGTGAGCCAACCTGGTGGTGTTGGAAAGCAATTATTTGCCGGAACGGACCCATCTCTCACTTGGAAGGATACTTTGCCGTGGTTGGCTAAGCACACAGATTTGCCTATTGTTCTCAAGGGTCTCCAAACGCATGAGGACGCCTACATTGCGTCGCTTCACACTCCGCAAGTGAAGGGTATCATCCTGTCGAATCACGGCGGCCGAGCCCTTGACACCGCTCCTCCTGCGGTCCATACTCTGTTAGAGATCCGGAAATACTGCCCTGAGGTCTTCGACAAACTCGATGTTTGGGTAGATGGTGGCATCCGACGCGGCACAGATGTGGTGAAGGCCCTTTGTTTGGGTGCCAAGGCTGTAGGAATCGGACGGCCTGCCCTTTGGGGCTTGGGAGCCGGTGGCGTCGATGGTGTTAAACGTACACTGCAGA TCCTTGCCGACGAAACCAAGACTTGCATGCGGCTGCTTGGTGTCGAAAGGGTAGAGGATCTAGGACCACAGCAC ATCAATACCCGAATCGTCGAGCAACAGATTTATGACGGCCCTTCTGGCCTAGATTCCATTCGGAGCGTTTTCCGTGCAAAGCTCTAG